A genomic window from Micromonospora ferruginea includes:
- a CDS encoding ABC transporter substrate-binding protein yields MQASRLKTAMALAAAAALAVGASGCAKSDREEGGGDAKTGGTFVFAGAGDPKNFDPIFNDDGESFRPIRQMYDTLVQNKPGTAELQGALAESWEHDPDGKVWTFKLRKGVKFHDGTDFNAAAVCFNFDRWFNMKGAAAQSQMIYYSDTFGGFAKNEAEGVGQPVYNKCEAKDDGTAVVTMNQYKGAFPGAFALTALSIASPEALKKYDADAVKQNGDSFEYSAFANEHPVGTGPFKFAGWDKAKGEITLDRNPDYWGEKAKVDKLIIKIIKDENTRKQELKAGTVQGIDFPAPADRKALAGEGFQVLDRPAFNILYLGINQKNPKLKDLRVRQAIAYALNRQQLVQTKGPGGTKVADQFMPDTVLGYAPDVQKYDYNPEKAKQLLKEAGAEKLTLNFFYPTDVSRPYMPNPQEIFTVLANDLKAVGITVNGVARPWNGGYKDDVQQFGKHDLHLLGWTGDYNDPGNFVGTFFGRGKVEFGDQGMTEMFDAITKADATVDEAGKKAAWEQVNRDIATKWLPAVPVWHAPPAIVVTKDVKGLVASPLTDERFNTVSVG; encoded by the coding sequence ATGCAGGCGAGCAGGCTGAAAACGGCCATGGCCCTCGCGGCCGCGGCCGCCCTGGCGGTCGGTGCGTCCGGTTGCGCGAAGAGCGACCGTGAAGAGGGCGGCGGTGACGCCAAGACCGGCGGCACCTTCGTCTTCGCCGGTGCCGGGGACCCGAAGAACTTCGACCCGATCTTCAACGACGACGGTGAGTCGTTCCGGCCGATCCGCCAGATGTACGACACCCTCGTGCAGAACAAGCCCGGCACCGCCGAGCTGCAGGGTGCCCTGGCGGAGAGCTGGGAGCACGACCCGGACGGCAAGGTCTGGACCTTCAAGCTCCGCAAGGGCGTGAAGTTCCACGACGGCACCGACTTCAACGCCGCCGCGGTCTGCTTCAACTTCGACCGCTGGTTCAACATGAAGGGCGCCGCCGCCCAGTCGCAGATGATCTACTACTCGGACACGTTCGGCGGCTTCGCCAAGAACGAGGCCGAGGGCGTCGGCCAGCCGGTCTACAACAAGTGCGAGGCGAAGGACGACGGCACCGCCGTCGTCACGATGAACCAGTACAAGGGCGCCTTCCCGGGTGCCTTCGCGCTGACCGCGCTGTCGATCGCCAGCCCCGAGGCGCTGAAGAAGTACGACGCCGACGCGGTGAAGCAGAACGGCGACTCGTTCGAGTACAGCGCGTTCGCCAACGAGCACCCGGTGGGCACCGGCCCGTTCAAGTTCGCGGGTTGGGACAAGGCCAAGGGTGAGATCACCCTGGACCGGAACCCCGACTACTGGGGCGAGAAGGCCAAGGTCGACAAGCTGATCATCAAGATCATCAAGGACGAGAACACCCGGAAGCAGGAGCTGAAGGCGGGCACCGTCCAGGGCATCGACTTCCCGGCCCCGGCCGACCGGAAGGCGCTCGCCGGCGAGGGCTTCCAGGTCCTCGACCGTCCGGCGTTCAACATCCTCTACCTGGGCATCAACCAGAAGAACCCGAAGCTGAAGGACCTCCGGGTCCGGCAGGCGATCGCGTACGCACTCAACCGCCAGCAGCTCGTCCAGACCAAGGGCCCGGGTGGCACCAAGGTCGCCGACCAGTTCATGCCGGACACCGTGCTCGGCTACGCGCCGGACGTGCAGAAGTACGACTACAACCCGGAGAAGGCCAAGCAGCTTCTCAAGGAGGCGGGCGCGGAGAAGTTGACCCTCAACTTCTTCTACCCCACCGACGTGTCCCGGCCGTACATGCCGAACCCGCAGGAGATCTTCACCGTTCTCGCCAACGACCTGAAGGCCGTCGGCATCACGGTCAACGGTGTGGCCCGCCCGTGGAACGGTGGCTACAAGGACGACGTGCAGCAGTTCGGCAAGCACGACCTGCACCTGCTCGGCTGGACCGGTGACTACAACGACCCGGGCAACTTCGTCGGCACGTTCTTCGGCCGCGGCAAGGTCGAGTTCGGCGACCAGGGCATGACCGAGATGTTCGACGCCATCACCAAGGCCGACGCCACGGTCGACGAGGCCGGCAAGAAGGCCGCCTGGGAGCAGGTCAACCGCGACATCGCCACCAAGTGGCTGCCGGCCGTGCCGGTCTGGCACGCCCCGCCGGCCATCGTGGTCACCAAGGACGTCAAGGGTCTCGTCGCCAGCCCGCTGACCGACGAGCGGTTCAACACCGTCAGCGTCGGCTGA
- a CDS encoding ABC transporter permease encodes MLRVIVRRLLQLVVTLIGLSALVFVWLRNLPGGPIEALLGERATPERRALLVKALGYDQPILVQYAKFMQRLLTGDFGNSIRSGDPVTEVIGRAFPATVELGAAAMVIAIGLGVPLGYLAARHRGRLLDNLSIGGTLLGISIPIFFLGYLLKDVFTQNMHMFPPSGRISTGLDNTDVTGFFVLDGLLTREFDATGDALWHLILPAITLATIPLAVVVRITRASVLDVLNEDYVRTAEAKGLRHKTIRGRHILRNALLPVVTTIGLQTGALLSGAVLTERVYNWGGLGTLIYDSISGGRDYPVLQALILLAALVFVLVNLLVDLSYAFIDPRVRVR; translated from the coding sequence ATGTTGCGAGTCATAGTTCGCCGCCTGCTGCAGCTGGTGGTGACCCTGATAGGGCTGTCCGCGCTGGTCTTCGTCTGGCTGCGCAACCTGCCCGGCGGCCCGATCGAGGCGCTGCTCGGTGAGCGGGCCACGCCGGAGCGACGGGCGCTGCTGGTCAAGGCGCTCGGCTACGACCAGCCGATCCTGGTGCAGTACGCGAAGTTCATGCAGCGGTTGCTGACCGGCGACTTCGGCAACTCGATCCGGAGCGGTGACCCGGTCACCGAGGTGATCGGTCGAGCCTTCCCGGCCACCGTGGAGCTGGGCGCCGCCGCGATGGTCATCGCGATCGGGCTCGGCGTGCCGCTCGGCTACCTGGCCGCCCGACACCGGGGTCGGTTGCTCGACAACCTGAGCATCGGTGGCACCCTGCTCGGCATCTCGATCCCGATCTTCTTCCTGGGCTATCTGCTCAAGGACGTGTTCACCCAGAACATGCACATGTTCCCGCCGTCCGGCCGGATCAGCACCGGGCTGGACAACACCGACGTCACCGGCTTCTTCGTGCTGGACGGGCTGCTCACCCGGGAGTTCGACGCCACCGGCGACGCGCTCTGGCACCTGATCCTGCCGGCGATCACGCTGGCCACCATCCCGCTCGCGGTCGTCGTGCGGATCACCCGGGCCAGCGTGCTCGACGTGCTCAACGAGGACTACGTCCGCACCGCCGAGGCGAAGGGCCTGCGGCACAAGACGATCCGGGGCCGGCACATCCTGCGCAACGCGCTGCTGCCGGTGGTCACCACCATCGGCCTGCAGACCGGCGCGTTGCTCTCCGGCGCGGTGCTCACCGAACGGGTCTACAACTGGGGCGGCCTCGGCACGCTGATCTACGACTCGATCAGCGGCGGTCGCGACTACCCGGTGCTCCAGGCGTTGATCCTGCTGGCCGCACTGGTCTTCGTGCTGGTCAACCTCCTGGTCGACCTCTCCTACGCCTTCATCGACCCGAGGGTGCGTGTGCGATGA
- a CDS encoding ABC transporter permease yields the protein MSDPITRPTVGTPRESVDPSAVTEKREGSLPRGLDRLGERKRARLEQLAQATADKGGVSLVRDAFRRLRRNPTAMVGAAIVALFVLVAIFAPLLAPHDPAQRFDELTKNLTVDNIPGASSGFPLGSDPLGRDFLSRMIHGSRQTLFVGVLATLIGLALGVLVGALAGAFGGWVDNILMRFTDVMLALPALLLAISLVALASRSSQWTVILAVAIVNVPIFARLLRGSMLAQRESDHVLAARALGVKRGAIVLRHMLPNAMTAVIVQATLTLSTAILEAASLSFLGLGDPDINRAEWGLMLGVDGQRYFEVRPELAYFPAAAIIVVALGFTLLGEGMREAIDPKSRR from the coding sequence ATGAGCGATCCGATCACCCGGCCCACCGTGGGCACGCCGCGCGAGAGCGTGGACCCGTCGGCCGTCACCGAGAAGCGCGAGGGCAGCCTGCCCCGCGGCCTGGACCGGCTCGGCGAGCGCAAGCGCGCCCGGCTGGAGCAGTTGGCCCAGGCCACCGCCGACAAGGGCGGTGTCAGCCTGGTCCGCGACGCGTTCCGCCGGCTGCGGCGCAACCCGACCGCGATGGTCGGCGCGGCGATCGTGGCGCTGTTCGTGCTGGTCGCGATCTTCGCGCCGCTGCTCGCGCCGCACGACCCCGCGCAGCGCTTCGACGAGCTGACCAAGAACCTGACCGTCGACAACATCCCCGGCGCCAGCAGCGGCTTCCCGCTCGGCTCCGACCCGCTCGGCCGGGACTTCCTGTCCCGGATGATCCACGGCAGCCGGCAGACGCTGTTCGTCGGCGTGCTCGCCACGCTGATCGGGCTGGCGCTGGGTGTGCTGGTCGGCGCGCTCGCCGGCGCCTTCGGCGGCTGGGTCGACAACATCCTGATGCGCTTCACCGACGTGATGCTGGCCCTGCCGGCGCTGCTGCTGGCGATCAGCCTGGTCGCCCTGGCCAGCCGGTCCAGCCAGTGGACGGTCATCCTCGCGGTGGCCATCGTGAACGTGCCGATCTTCGCCCGGCTGCTGCGCGGTTCGATGCTCGCCCAGCGGGAGAGCGACCACGTGCTGGCCGCCCGGGCGCTCGGCGTCAAGCGCGGGGCGATCGTGCTGCGGCACATGCTGCCCAACGCGATGACCGCGGTGATCGTGCAGGCGACGCTGACGCTCTCCACCGCGATCCTGGAAGCCGCGTCGCTGTCCTTCCTCGGTCTCGGCGACCCCGACATCAACCGCGCGGAGTGGGGCCTGATGCTCGGCGTGGACGGTCAGCGCTACTTCGAGGTCCGGCCGGAACTGGCGTACTTCCCGGCCGCCGCGATCATCGTGGTCGCGCTCGGCTTCACCCTGCTGGGCGAGGGCATGCGCGAGGCCATCGACCCGAAGAGCCGGCGGTGA
- a CDS encoding ABC transporter ATP-binding protein, producing the protein MSLLDVRDLSVVFQRKGERPFTAVDEVSFSVEPGQTVGLVGESGCGKSVTSLAIMGLLPRRGNKVSGEVNFDGADLLKLRPEDLRDRRGRDIGMIFQDPLSSLNPVVPIGTQVAEVLERHRGMDHKVALKEARELLDAVGIPDPTRRLKEYPHQISGGMRQRALIAIALACKPRLLIADEPTTALDVTIQAQILTLLKQLVDETGTALIMITHDLGVVAGLCDTVNVLYGGKIVERAERHQLFARPEHPYTHGLLNSVPRLDSPRGEPLHAIRGSVADNIPWAEGCAFAPRCDNVVDACLDGTPPLEPTANGGDLRCNNPVSEEVAVP; encoded by the coding sequence ATGAGCCTGCTCGACGTACGCGACCTGAGCGTCGTGTTCCAGCGCAAGGGTGAGCGACCGTTCACCGCGGTCGACGAGGTCAGCTTCAGCGTGGAGCCGGGGCAGACGGTCGGCCTGGTCGGCGAGTCCGGCTGCGGCAAGAGCGTCACCAGCCTGGCGATCATGGGCCTGCTGCCCCGACGCGGCAACAAGGTCAGCGGCGAGGTCAACTTCGACGGGGCCGACCTGTTGAAGCTGCGCCCGGAGGACCTGCGGGACCGGCGCGGCCGGGACATCGGCATGATCTTCCAGGACCCGCTCTCCTCGCTGAACCCGGTCGTCCCGATCGGCACCCAGGTGGCCGAGGTGCTCGAACGGCACCGGGGCATGGACCACAAGGTGGCGCTGAAGGAGGCCCGGGAACTGCTCGACGCGGTCGGCATCCCGGACCCGACCCGGCGGCTGAAGGAATACCCGCACCAGATCTCCGGCGGCATGCGGCAGCGCGCCCTGATCGCCATCGCGCTGGCCTGCAAGCCGCGGCTGCTGATCGCCGACGAGCCGACCACCGCCCTGGACGTGACCATCCAGGCGCAGATCCTCACGCTGCTCAAGCAGCTCGTCGACGAGACCGGCACCGCGCTCATCATGATCACGCACGACCTGGGCGTGGTGGCCGGGCTCTGCGACACGGTCAACGTGCTCTACGGCGGCAAGATCGTGGAGCGGGCGGAGCGGCACCAGTTGTTCGCCCGGCCGGAGCACCCGTACACGCACGGGCTGCTCAACTCCGTGCCGCGGCTCGACTCGCCGCGCGGCGAGCCGCTGCACGCCATCCGTGGCTCGGTGGCCGACAACATCCCGTGGGCCGAGGGCTGCGCGTTCGCGCCCCGGTGCGACAACGTGGTGGACGCCTGCCTCGACGGGACGCCCCCGCTGGAGCCCACCGCGAACGGCGGCGACCTGCGCTGCAACAACCCCGTTTCCGAGGAGGTGGCGGTCCCGTGA
- a CDS encoding ABC transporter ATP-binding protein, producing MTESTERTGPLIELRDVKVHFPIKSGVLVDRTIGHVYAVDGVSLSINRGETYGLVGESGCGKSTLGRGLLRLVEPTDGEIVFDGTDLRSLKDEPMRRIRRRIQMIFQDPLSSLDPRQSVESLLVEGLKAHGLAKDKAAVGKRLREALAAVGLPASALSKYPHEFSGGQRQRIGIARALVLEPDLIVADEPVSALDVSIQAQVLNLLDELQEERGLTYLIIAHDLAVVRHIADTVGVMYLGGLVEEASSDDLYREPMHPYTRALMSAVPVPDPQVEDRRERILLAGDLPSPANPPAGCRFHTRCPWAQPTRCADERPALREVLDGHRVACHYAEDIAAGKIRPHEVEPELVRPDDGAAPGETGELIPTP from the coding sequence GTGACCGAGTCGACCGAGCGGACCGGACCCCTGATCGAACTGCGCGACGTCAAGGTCCACTTCCCGATCAAGAGCGGCGTGCTCGTCGACCGGACGATCGGGCACGTCTACGCCGTCGACGGGGTCTCGCTCTCCATCAACCGGGGCGAGACGTACGGCCTCGTGGGCGAGTCGGGCTGCGGCAAGTCCACGCTGGGCCGCGGCCTGCTGCGGCTGGTCGAGCCGACCGACGGCGAGATCGTCTTCGACGGCACCGACCTGCGCTCGCTCAAGGACGAGCCGATGCGCCGGATCCGCCGCCGGATCCAGATGATCTTCCAGGACCCGCTGTCCAGCCTCGACCCCCGGCAGTCGGTGGAGTCGCTGCTGGTCGAAGGGCTCAAGGCGCACGGCCTGGCGAAGGACAAGGCGGCCGTCGGCAAGCGGCTCCGCGAGGCGCTCGCCGCGGTCGGCCTGCCCGCGTCGGCGCTGAGCAAGTATCCGCACGAGTTCTCCGGCGGCCAGCGCCAGCGCATCGGCATCGCCCGGGCACTGGTGCTCGAACCGGACCTGATCGTCGCCGACGAGCCGGTGTCCGCGCTGGACGTCTCGATCCAGGCCCAGGTGCTCAACCTGCTCGACGAGCTGCAGGAGGAGCGCGGCCTCACGTACCTGATCATCGCGCACGACCTGGCGGTGGTCCGGCACATCGCCGACACGGTCGGGGTCATGTACCTCGGCGGCCTGGTCGAGGAGGCGTCCAGCGACGACCTCTACCGGGAGCCCATGCACCCGTACACCAGGGCGCTCATGTCGGCGGTGCCGGTGCCCGACCCCCAGGTCGAGGACCGGCGGGAGCGGATCCTGCTCGCCGGTGACCTGCCGTCACCGGCGAACCCGCCGGCCGGCTGCCGGTTCCACACCCGCTGCCCGTGGGCCCAGCCCACCCGCTGCGCCGACGAGCGGCCCGCGCTGCGCGAGGTGCTCGACGGGCACCGGGTCGCCTGCCACTACGCCGAGGACATCGCGGCCGGGAAGATCCGGCCGCACGAGGTCGAGCCGGAGCTGGTCCGGCCGGACGACGGCGCGGCGCCGGGCGAGACCGGGGAACTCATCCCCACCCCGTGA
- a CDS encoding HNH endonuclease family protein, protein MRTSSGVRAGLTAALTAVLALGAAGCDPAVTEPDASPSAAGNVNQQLGQLTVATAGSMKGYSRTRFPHWRDTGKNCDVRDSVLQKDGEGIKLSGCNVVGGRWESVYDGVELTDPSDVDIDHTVPLANAWRSGADEWEDSKRGDFANDLTRPQLIAVSARSNRAKGDQDPSQWKPANRSYWCQYAADWVTVKHYWRLTVTTAEKAALTDMLEGCTWASKP, encoded by the coding sequence GTGCGTACGAGTTCAGGAGTCCGAGCCGGGCTGACCGCCGCGCTCACCGCGGTGCTCGCCCTCGGCGCGGCCGGCTGTGACCCCGCCGTCACCGAGCCGGACGCGTCGCCGAGCGCTGCCGGGAACGTCAACCAGCAGCTCGGCCAGTTGACCGTGGCCACGGCCGGGTCGATGAAGGGTTACAGCCGCACCCGGTTCCCGCACTGGCGGGACACCGGCAAGAACTGCGACGTGCGGGACAGCGTCCTCCAGAAGGACGGTGAGGGGATCAAGCTCTCCGGCTGCAACGTGGTCGGTGGGCGATGGGAGAGCGTCTACGACGGGGTGGAGCTGACCGACCCGTCGGACGTGGACATCGACCACACCGTGCCGCTGGCCAACGCCTGGCGCTCCGGCGCGGACGAGTGGGAGGACTCGAAGCGCGGTGACTTCGCCAACGACCTGACCCGACCGCAGCTCATCGCGGTTTCCGCGCGCTCCAACCGGGCAAAGGGTGACCAGGACCCGTCGCAGTGGAAGCCGGCGAACCGCTCGTACTGGTGTCAGTACGCCGCCGACTGGGTGACGGTCAAGCACTACTGGCGGCTGACGGTGACCACTGCCGAGAAGGCCGCCCTCACCGACATGCTGGAGGGCTGCACATGGGCGAGCAAGCCGTGA
- a CDS encoding MFS transporter — protein MTTPASAPRLRTGTAAGRGTLLAAVLASGMVFLDSTVVNVALPRLGAELDATVAGLQWTVNGYLLMLAAFVLLGGALGDRFGRRRIFLLGVVWFAAASVLCGLAQGTGWLVAARFLQGAGGALLTPGSLSVLQASFHPDDRGKAIGTWSGLSGVSTALGPLVGGWLIDALSWRWIFFVNLPLAVGVVLAAMRWVPESRDEAVSRTGGEHHGFDVAGALLGALALGGVTYALIDAPAHGASPAVLATAVVGLAAVVVFVLVERRRGDTAMLPTGLFSSRLFSVLNIFTVVVYAALGGFTFFLAVYLQNVVGWSALLTGLATVPMTVLLLVGSPRAGALSARIGPRLPLTVGPVIAAAGLLLLRRVGPGASYWTDVLPGVVLFGAGLTLVVAPLTTSVLGAVSDRFAGVASGFNNAASRAGGLLAVAALPLLVGLSGTGYEQKGALADAYRGALAWCAGLLLAGALLAAVLIHRPGAKR, from the coding sequence GTGACCACACCCGCATCCGCGCCCCGCCTGCGTACCGGAACCGCCGCCGGGCGCGGCACCCTGCTCGCGGCGGTCCTCGCCTCCGGCATGGTGTTCCTGGACAGCACCGTGGTCAACGTCGCGCTGCCCCGCCTCGGCGCCGAACTGGACGCCACGGTGGCCGGTCTCCAGTGGACCGTGAACGGCTACCTGCTGATGCTCGCCGCGTTCGTGCTGCTCGGCGGCGCGCTGGGCGATCGCTTCGGCCGGCGGCGGATCTTCCTGCTCGGGGTGGTCTGGTTCGCGGCGGCGTCGGTGCTCTGCGGGCTGGCCCAGGGCACCGGCTGGCTCGTCGCCGCCCGGTTCCTCCAGGGCGCGGGCGGGGCCCTGCTCACCCCCGGCTCGCTCTCCGTGCTCCAGGCCAGCTTCCACCCGGACGACCGGGGCAAGGCGATCGGCACCTGGTCCGGCCTCTCCGGCGTGTCCACCGCGCTCGGACCGCTGGTCGGCGGCTGGCTGATCGACGCGCTCTCCTGGCGGTGGATCTTCTTCGTCAACCTGCCGCTGGCCGTGGGCGTGGTGCTCGCCGCGATGCGCTGGGTGCCGGAGAGCCGGGACGAGGCGGTCTCGCGTACCGGTGGGGAGCACCACGGGTTCGACGTGGCCGGCGCGTTGCTCGGGGCGCTGGCGCTCGGCGGCGTCACGTACGCGCTGATCGACGCCCCGGCGCACGGCGCCTCCCCGGCGGTGCTCGCCACGGCGGTGGTCGGGCTGGCCGCGGTGGTGGTCTTCGTGCTGGTGGAGCGTCGACGCGGCGACACCGCGATGCTGCCCACCGGGCTGTTCTCCAGTCGGCTGTTCTCGGTGCTCAACATCTTCACCGTGGTGGTGTACGCGGCGCTCGGCGGGTTCACCTTCTTCCTCGCCGTCTACCTGCAGAACGTGGTCGGCTGGTCGGCGCTGCTCACCGGCCTGGCCACGGTGCCGATGACGGTGCTGCTGCTGGTCGGCTCGCCCCGGGCCGGCGCGCTGTCCGCCCGGATCGGCCCCCGGCTGCCGCTCACCGTCGGCCCGGTGATCGCCGCGGCCGGCCTGCTGCTGCTGCGTCGGGTCGGGCCGGGCGCGTCGTACTGGACCGACGTGCTGCCCGGCGTGGTGCTGTTCGGCGCCGGGCTCACGCTGGTGGTGGCGCCGCTGACCACGTCGGTGCTCGGGGCCGTGTCGGACCGCTTCGCCGGGGTGGCGAGCGGCTTCAACAACGCCGCCTCCCGGGCCGGCGGTCTGCTCGCGGTGGCCGCGTTGCCGCTGCTGGTCGGGCTCTCCGGCACCGGGTACGAGCAGAAGGGCGCGTTGGCCGACGCGTACCGGGGGGCGTTGGCGTGGTGTGCGGGGCTGCTGCTCGCCGGCGCCCTGCTGGCCGCCGTCCTCATCCACCGCCCGGGGGCGAAGCGTTAA
- the leuA gene encoding 2-isopropylmalate synthase has product MAQPVTETDPFARQRPSRMPVHRYLPYDRQFRIDLPDRSWPTRRVEAAPRWCAVDLRDGNQALIDPMSPERKRRMFQLLVQMGYKEIEVGFPSASQTDYDFVRQLIEQDLIPEDVTIQVLTQCREHLIERTFESLRGARRAIVHFYNSTSTLQRRVVFGLDRDGITDIATQGARLCQKYAEIHTPDTDIHYEYSPESYTGTELEYALEVCAAVIEVIDPTPDRKLIVNLPATVEMATPNVYADSIEWMHRHLPRRDSLVLSLHPHNDRGTGVAAAELGLLAGADRIEGCLFGNGERTGNVDLVTLGLNLFSQGIDPMIDFSNIDEIRRAVEYCNQLPVHERHPYAGDLVYTAFSGSHQDAINKGFAALHADAAAAGVPVDEFTWAVPYLPIDPKDLGRTYEAVIRVNSQSGKGGVAYIMKSEHQLDLPRRLQIEFSGVVQSVTDHDGGEVEPGTMWEIFARNYLVDHQVDPAVTLAGYTIGTVDGKVEIDARVGFDGETRALAAIGNGPIDAYVNALQSLGVAVRVLDYHEHALSSGGDAQAAAYVECEVDGRTVWGVGVDANIVTASIKAVTSAVNRTR; this is encoded by the coding sequence ATGGCTCAACCCGTCACCGAGACCGATCCGTTCGCCCGGCAGCGCCCGAGCCGGATGCCGGTCCACCGCTACCTCCCGTACGACCGGCAGTTCCGCATCGACCTGCCGGACCGGTCCTGGCCCACCCGCCGCGTCGAGGCCGCGCCCCGCTGGTGCGCCGTCGACCTCCGCGACGGCAACCAGGCGCTGATCGACCCGATGTCGCCCGAGCGCAAGCGCCGGATGTTCCAGCTCCTGGTGCAGATGGGCTACAAGGAGATCGAGGTCGGTTTCCCGTCGGCCAGCCAGACCGACTACGACTTCGTCCGCCAGCTCATCGAGCAGGACCTGATCCCGGAGGACGTCACCATCCAGGTGCTGACCCAGTGCCGGGAGCACCTGATCGAGCGGACGTTCGAGTCGCTGCGCGGCGCCCGCCGGGCCATCGTGCACTTCTACAACTCGACCTCGACGCTGCAACGGCGGGTGGTCTTCGGCCTGGACCGCGACGGCATCACCGACATCGCCACCCAGGGTGCCCGCCTCTGCCAGAAGTACGCGGAGATCCACACCCCGGACACCGACATCCACTACGAGTACTCGCCGGAGTCCTACACGGGCACCGAGCTGGAGTACGCGCTGGAGGTCTGCGCGGCGGTGATCGAGGTGATCGACCCGACGCCGGACCGGAAGCTGATCGTCAACCTGCCGGCCACGGTGGAGATGGCGACGCCGAACGTCTACGCCGACTCGATCGAGTGGATGCACCGGCACCTGCCCCGGCGGGACAGCCTGGTGCTCAGCCTGCACCCGCACAACGACCGGGGCACCGGCGTGGCCGCCGCCGAGCTGGGCCTGCTGGCCGGCGCCGACCGGATCGAGGGCTGCCTGTTCGGCAACGGCGAGCGCACCGGCAACGTCGACCTGGTCACGCTGGGCCTGAACCTGTTCTCCCAGGGCATCGACCCGATGATCGACTTCTCGAACATCGACGAGATCCGGCGCGCGGTCGAATACTGCAACCAGCTCCCGGTGCACGAGCGCCACCCGTACGCGGGCGACCTGGTCTACACCGCGTTCTCCGGCTCCCACCAGGACGCCATCAACAAGGGCTTCGCCGCGCTGCACGCCGACGCGGCGGCGGCCGGGGTGCCGGTCGACGAGTTCACCTGGGCGGTGCCCTACCTGCCGATCGACCCGAAGGACCTGGGCCGCACCTACGAGGCGGTCATCCGGGTCAACTCGCAGTCCGGCAAGGGCGGCGTCGCGTACATCATGAAGTCCGAGCACCAGCTCGACCTGCCGCGCCGCCTCCAGATCGAGTTCTCCGGCGTGGTGCAGTCCGTCACCGACCACGACGGCGGCGAGGTCGAGCCGGGCACCATGTGGGAGATCTTCGCCCGCAACTACCTGGTCGACCACCAGGTGGACCCGGCGGTCACGCTGGCCGGCTACACGATCGGCACCGTCGACGGCAAGGTCGAGATCGACGCCCGGGTCGGCTTCGACGGCGAGACGCGGGCGCTGGCCGCGATCGGCAACGGCCCGATCGACGCGTACGTCAACGCGTTGCAGTCGCTGGGCGTGGCGGTCCGGGTGCTCGACTACCACGAGCACGCGCTCTCCTCCGGCGGCGACGCGCAGGCCGCCGCGTACGTGGAGTGCGAGGTGGACGGCCGGACGGTGTGGGGTGTCGGGGTGGACGCCAACATCGTCACCGCCTCCATCAAGGCGGTCACCAGCGCCGTCAACCGCACCCGCTGA